The genome window CAAGTTAGcctttatgggggggggggggggggaagagaggggagaacCCTCATTCTTTGAGTATACATGATCCAAATAAGGACACAGACCTGACCTAAACCACACAGTAAGTGAGGGTATCTATAACCTCAATATTTCTcacttaagaacagccatactgggtcagaccaaaggtccatctagcctagtatcttgtctgccgacagtggccaataccaaatgtcccagagggagagatctGAAAAGGTAATCCACAACTTGGCACACCGAATTAAATTTTACATGTTCTTCTCTTTTCAGGAGCAACTTCGGAGTATTTTTATATTGGacttgttttgcttttatttatttaatttaaaggaAACACTGACATACCTATGTGGTATGACATACCTATGTGGTAACAGGTTAAACCAGGCTTCCAACAGATAAGATGAAGCCGAATCAAAGTTTAAAGTTTTGAATGTATGCTGCACTAACTTCGCTTGGCCTTCTTATGGTGTACAATTAACATTTTACATATATAGAGTTGTACGTGAGACTTCTCATTCACATTTTAAGAGACCATTACTTTTCAGGTTAAACAAGAAACATTAGACAAGAAACTTTAGACAGTTTTATATCAGACCTTACCAAAAACTGTTAGAGCCATGGTGGTTCTATACAGCAAACCATCTATTACTCCACCCTTCAGATGAACTGGTATTCCATTATCCTCCTAATGCAAACAAAAGATCCAGGACCATGAATAATCTATATACATATGTGGTTTTTAAATTTTAGACATTTTAAATTCAACAAACATTATGAGCTACAAATAATGTTTTTGGGAGCTGGGTAACCATATTATTCTTCCAAACACAGTTAGTTTATTATTTTTGAAGAATCTTTCTGGGCAATATGttccaaccagtgttccctctaagctgtgcagctgcacaggtgattcatcagccctgcccactcagaggctcaggactccatgCTCGGAGCTGACTGGGCAGGCCTGATGAATCACCTGTTCTacagcacagcttagagggaacaccagtTTCAATATATTTTTAAGTAAATAATTTAAGAATCAAACTTGTCTTTTTTGCACCAGAAATTAGATACAACATTATAATGTTGTGGTTATTTGGAAATTGCACATGTCAGAATCTTTCATCCCATTATATTCAATGTATTGTGTTAACATCTTTCATTCACAAAATAATCAGCATCCAAGGTTCGCAAACTTCAACAAAATTTTATCCAGTGTAAGTTATGCTACTTGTGACATATCTGAGGATGTAAAAATTCAAAAACTCCACTAACAATATAACCAAAAGTCAACCATTTACACAGCTGAATtcccctgcaggctcccagcagctTTCAGGAGTTTAACCAGTGAGCTAACACTTATCTGTTAACTGTTTATTTGGTTACACTCCAACATCCCTAGGCAGAATGTTTAGTATCAGAACTCCCTAGATGAGTTTTCAGTTGACTAAATTATACAATTTTCATTCTAATGAAATAACATGGGAAATTAGGTAGGAAGAGCAGTCACTCATTCAATGAACGCCATAAGCAATCAGTGCCCCAAATCATCCAAAAAGAGAGCAGTCCAACAGGAAGTCATCCTTCCACCACTAAGCTGGCATATTAATTCTGATGGAAGCCATACCTCCTTCTGGGTTTGTAATATCACTTTCTATAAAAACTTTTCCTGGGAATTGCTCCAATCAAGTTCTAGGCAGTCTCAATATGGACTATTTTAAGAGATTTGATATGAATaaaatagggctgtcaattgacctgcattaacGCCTAcaatgcaggacaggattaaagtgttaaaaaaattaacgtgttaattgcaggtgttaatactgtgctgcctctttgaagtgctgctccagcacttcaaagaggctttgcaacatggaaccagggatcagctggagtccccagatgTTCCCTGGCACCTAATGTGCTGCCTCTTTAAAGTGCcaaaatggcacttcaaaggTACTCTGGCTGATCACTGGCTCCGCttatgctgcccctttgaagtgctgctcctgcgccttaaaggggcagcgctacatggagcccagggtcagctgggaaatacagctgatcccgggctccatgcagtgctgcctttttgaaacaccacagtggcatttcaaaggggatttGAGCGTGATTCCATTTTTTAATCGCATGACAACCCTGGAATAAACGTTTCAGCTGATATGGCTGTAGGCTAAGCATTAAAACCCCACAATAATTTAAGTACAGAAATAGCAAACTTACTATTTACTGATATGTAAATTTGATGCCTTTTCCATGTGCTCTACATAAGTATCTACTTTTCTCCTCTCACACTTTCTACCTTCCATTTATTCTGTGAACACACTTTTCCTTTTGGGTACTATTTCATTTATCCCATCTGCTTAATATTTCAAGAAAGTGAAATAAATGCATATGTAAGGGAGTAGTCAACTACTTCTTTTCCCCTCCTCCGACCCTGCCTCTGTGTTTGAGGtagcaaggtgggaggagggaggagacaggagacttaaaagccagtttccctcagcaccatctctatGGTGCAAGGGGAGGGACAGAGCCGCAGCATCCTGGAGCCAGTGCAAACCAAGACTGTTCAGTGCTGGCTTGCACTGTCCCCGGAAGCTatcctcactgcagctctgctcttACTAGGACTCTTTCTAGCCCGTAGggactcttattacatttaaactgcagagccatcaCGGGGATAGCTCCTAGGGACAGCATGATCTGGGATTGAACAGTTCAGCTCATGTTGGCTCTGgatcactgtggctctgcattttaaaatgcagatgcGCAGCGGGGATAgcgagtgccccctcccccactgactaatcgattagctgattaactgcaatttaatagACCTAATTTAAACTATGTAACACTATCACTCACAAAGTCAGATTCTACAACAGTTGACAGTCAAAAGATGCACCTTTTCCTCCCATGTACAGAACACTTCAATGATATGCACACTGCTCAATTTGAAACAGTTTTACAAATTATTCCCAAGTTTGGAAGTAGACCTTTTCTCTACTTATTCCTCTGGTTATCTAATGAAATACTAAAATTGAAGAACTACACAAAGTATAAATACATTCTAGCAAAGTTCTATTTGCAATAAATTACACAATGATCATGAATATTCAATACCTGAAAAATCTTCTGCATTTCTGGAACTCTGTTCTTAACTTGCCTGCGTGAAGCAGTGCTTATGGTTCTCTGGGAAATTTGACGAAGAgcctaaaattaaaacaaatagcaCCTCAAAAAAAAAGTTATAGCCAGCCACAACGAAGTGAAAGTTTTCCTAACTGTTTACAGCTTACACAATTCTAAACTTACAAGGATACGGGGCTCTCAGCTTTCCAAAGCTTGGTAAATACTTAACACTAACATAAGTCAACTGGAGGACTTGAatttttttgtgattttatttccaCTGCAATAAACTATTACTGTTTAACAGATAAAAGCAGAAGCTATAGTTGGATGCTTTCTGCTCCTGTTATATGCCAAAGAGCAGGCTTATGCTGCAATACTAAAGAACAACAACACTGTTAATCAGTTTCATTTTGTTGTGCTGAGTCATAAAAGACTATACAAGCATAGAATTTCATTTAATTGCCATAGCTCATAGAGAAAAAGTTACACTAATTGCAACAATTTCATCTTGGTCAGTTGTCCATTAAAATCACCTTTCAAATTATTTCAGCACTGAAGTCTCAGCCCTTTTCAGCCCTGTATTCCTGCATCTTCACTGTACACATAGGACCTCTAAAAGGCAAGACACCAAAGTTATGTCTACCCTCACTATGTGTCAGCTGTCTTGGGCTGTAAAACTATTTAATTGTTGTGATATAAAATGTTCACTTCTTTGCTACAATTCCTCTAACTGTAGCATCTGCCTTGGCTGGCACTTTGAAACCTTGACCCAGCAAGTGTGTTACCACCAATAACCAGATAGCTTAATTTCTCCAGCAGAATGCAGTTAACAAAGCTCAGAAATAGATGTGCAACAGACTGAAATAATGAAAAAGGATGTTCCCATGGCATGAACTTCCAAGCATCGTAGCTACATTCTTTCCATCTTCAGCACATGATAGAAGACCCTCCCTCCATTTTAACAGAGCTTTTCCATTACAAACGTTCGTGTGGATATTTATTTTACCTGGGAGAAACATCCAATAGCAATAGAGCCACTCTAAAAAGCTCAATGTCATTAAGCAAAGAACAGACAATAATTTTTCCCACTTCTACGAATAAAGACTATGTAACTCTTACACTTGTGCCTAAGAATCACTAAGATGAATCATTTATCATTTGAAAATTTTATCTATGGATTAAAAATTCCCTTTAAGAAGTAGCTCTTGCCTTTGAGGCCACGGTGCAGAGCACTGCACCCAGCTACAGACAAAAAAAGGCAAGACCACAGGCTGCCCACATGAGCCCCTACTAGAAAGTCTCAGCGTCGGCGttccctgctggctcccctgggcaTCACGGGCGAGGCGAAAAGCCAACGTGACTCGCGGCATCCCGGCAGGGGCCTCCCCCCAAGCCGCCAGCTTCCCTTGAAAGCGCAACAACCGCCGCAGCGGGCCCCGGGCGAACTGCGGGGATGGGGCCCCGCCCTGGAGCCGCTCGCGGCGAGACAGACCCGTCCGGGCTCCCCGCAGCTCTGAGGGCGCCACAGGGGCTCCAGGAACAGCCCGCGGCGCGGCCTGGGCGGCGGGACAGGCCCGGGCGCGCCGCCAGCGGAAGGGCAGGGGAtggcggggagggaagggcagaagCGCGGGGCCGAGGTGCCCGCCCGCCCGCGGAAGCCCGGCCCCGCTCACCAGCAGGTTCCGAAGCATCTTGGCTCTACTGGTCCCTTCACCTCGCACCAGCAACAAGGACACCGGAAGCGGAAATAACGCGCCTGCGCCTACGGCAGCGCGTGTCACAGAGAGGAGCCGGACGTAGCTGGAGCGGCAGATAGAGCGCCGCTGGTCACGTGCTACCCGCCCTTCCGCCGGAAACCCCCGTCTCCTCTCGGTTAGGGCTCCGGCGCCTGCGCAGTTCTCATGATTGGCCCTTCACAGAGTGCGCATGCGGCGGGGGCGCGCTGTAGCAGGCGGATGGAACGCTAGGTCAGCTGGgctgctaggctatgtctacacacgcGGCTTCTTGcggagaaatatgcaaatgaggctaagagtgaaatatcgccgagcctcatttgcatacgtaatgagccgccatttttgcaaaagaggcctttgtgccagaaggagctgtctacgctgccccttcttgcgcaagaaaaaccctcttgtgcaatgtccTTAGGCcagttattttcaggaataacgtcATTGCCAAGAggctttttcttgtgcaagaaggggcagtgtagacagcaccttctggcacaagagcctagGTACTGCGGGCAGGACCCAAATTTTATATCCGCATCCCtacctgcaaaaatgagctgccaATATCCACATCCGTTAAATATCTGGACAGTTTCATTATGTTTCAATCTGTAAATCCTTCTCTGTGGAATACAGAAAATACCTTTTAGTAGGTACTTTAATCACATCGCCTCTCAAAAGCATTCCTTATAATGGAAAGAGCTCCTTAAAATTTGATCTGCATGATGCATGTGCTGTCAAAACCACTAGAGGGCTACTCTTAGAATGAGCAGAGTagcagggaggaggctggacAGATGAGGTGGGAGATTAATAtcaaaatcattttaaatttaGGAGCATTGGCAACActaatatttctctctctcatacatTTACAAACCATATACAAGGGGAGTTAAAAATCAAAATTgactaaaacaatttaaaaaatatgtttatTACTTTTGGCAGTTCTGACTTATGAGTATTGAATCTTTAGGACTGAAAATACTGCTAACAGTTCCTCAAAGACTAGATTGCATACAGTGTTTATCACAATGATTACATCACAATatgatcttgtatttagctgcaaTAAAATACATTGTTCAAGAGTCTAAGCTTACTGTGGATCTAAATCATTCTGTAGAACCAACCTGTTTATATCAATATTTACTATTCCACCAAtttatgtcatctgcaaattttaccagaAATGAATTTATGTTCTCTTCCATTGTGAAACATACTGAATAGAATTGGGTCAAGAACAGGTCTCTATTGGAATACTTTGTCAAGAATTCAGGGCttaacaccccccacccccttgtAATGGTTTTACTCTATTCAACCCTCTGAACTTCAATAGAGTGACTGAGATTTATGTGGGTGTCAGTCAGAGGAGAATCTGACCCTTGGAATTAAAAGAAAATCCAGACTTGGAAAAATATGGAAAACTCGGGCATTCTTAACTCTGACTCCCAATAGTGGGTGGCACAATTCAACCACCCTTAACCCTGCCCTGCCCAAAATGACACCAGCTTCCCAATCTTAACTCCACCTTTTACATAATGGTGCCACCCAACCATCCTTAATTCAGACCTCTCTATGTAGCAACACCACTTGACCATCCTTAACTTTGTATAACATAGCAGTGTTACTGACATCCCTTAATTCTGCCCCCCATATTGACACTATTCACCACCCTTAATTCTGCCCTTCTCAGAGCAGTGCCAGCATTCCATCTGCCCTTCATTAATTTTTTCACAGCTTTGTTAGCTGTGTTattttgggattttttaaaatctgacttTGGCCATTGGACTAACAATCACTAGCTCTTGTATAACACATTCCATCAGTAGACTTCAAAGTGCTAGACAAAGGAGGCCTGTCCGAGTAGCCCCAttttgcaaatggggaaactAGGCACAAGGCATTGACGGGACTTGCACAagatcacccagcaggccaggagGCCTCCCAAGTGCTTGTACAGTGCCTTGCCCACTACCTTTAACGACCTCACCATCTTCCAACTGGCAGCCTCTCTGTTGATACTGGGACCTTTCCCTCACTATcatctccctgctgccagcttctTCTGCATGAGGTTTAAGAAATCTGCAGTTGATGGCTCCTCTAGCTGCCATTGTGCTCTGAAGAGAAGTACCCTGAGCATCCCCGCCAAATGCGAACCTGGCTACTGTTGGCTACACAAGCTGCCACCCGCCACCCGCACCCTATGTCCAAAAAGTAACAATCAACTTTGCTTCACGCCCCCAATTGAGCCACATCTCTGTGGAGCAGTAGCATTTTGCTACCCCCAGTAGACTTCTAAGCTGTGTTTACTAGTTACTGTCCTGCCTGTTTATGCTGAGTTATCAGTGAAACATCCTGGTGGCTTTGATTCATTGTAGACAGTTTTCCAAATGGAGCTGCACCCAAAGCCTAGGTGTGCAACAAGTTTTCTAGGTTAGAAACAACACCGAAGTAGTTCATGATGCTGGGCTAGGCTCCCATCATCATATGGAATAGAATTTTATTCCCTGCCCTTTGAGTGAGGAAGGCTGGTCTGTAGCTATGGCGGCAACCTAACACTCTAGCTCTGTGTTCATTTCTGACTGCTACAGATGCCCGAGGTGCCCTTTGACAGATCAGCCTCTCCATGCCTTGGTAAAATCCTTCCCTCCAGATCTCTCTAGCCTCTGTGGACTCAGCTCTTTGACACAAGGGCTGGCTCTGTTTGCAGATGTGGTGTCTCATACAGGTCCTGGTCTTCATTCGGATAGGGGTGCTAACGTAGCTCCTGCAGGCAACTGAGCAGAGTCTGGGGAAGGACAGCCATGCTGGGGCATATGTGTCAATGGTTGCTCTCTCCTGAGACCCAGAGGTTACAGGGATGTACCTCTGAGCCAGGCCAGTGAGGGAATTGGACTGACTGGTTGCATCCCTACCCTGACAAATGGCCTGCTCCCATGGATGCTAGTGCAGTGTGTCACCTCTGTGAGTGGCTGGTCCACATGGAGGACAACAACCTAGTCTAGGTAATGGAGTTACTCCTTGGCTCACTTGGGAGCACTCTATGCTATGGATCTGAAGGTAGGTGGTTCAAATTCTGCTCAGAGCCCTTGCTAGGGCTTATTACAGCAGCTAGAGGTCAGGTATCAGAGGGCACCTAACCAGGTACTGGAAGGGTTCCCCACCCATCTGAGTGTGATACCTACCTGTTACTGCAGCAGAAACTCACTCAGAGATCCCCATAGCCTGTAGATAACAGCGCTGCATGAGCAGTCAGGAGCCAGGCCGATCTCTGCTCCTGGCCAACAAAAGTCACTCTGTGCAGATTGCATGAGGGCTCTGCAGCCAAAAGCAGCTGGAGCTGATGTGCTGAGCACTAGATTTTAGGAGGCTAGGGGATGTGCTCGTGTATGGAGCAGGCAATACCAAAGACCACAGTTAGGAAGCTGGGATTTCAGCCACCCAAGGAAAGGCAGTGCAGCATGCTGAGGGtcttgctatacaggcagtccccaagttacgcggatccgacgtacgttggatctgcacttacgaacggtcttttctcaccccagaactcgcgggcggcgggaccacccagatgcGCAGTAGTCCCACCCCCACgtcctccgaggcgagaaaagctgctccgggtgtccctggtctgctgagggggtctccagcagaccagggacaccccgagcaaagccttggaggcggcgaGGTCccacgcctccaaggctttgctccgggtgtccctggtctgctcggggtgtccctggtctgctgggaggagcaaagccttggaggcgtgggaccccgccgcctctgcggctttgctcggggtgtccctggtctgctggggaccccttccagcagaccagggacacccggagcaaagccacggaggcggcggggtcctttctttttctgctttaaatgtaggttgtttttttctttttgtctactcatttgaagaagtgggttgtgcccacaaaagctcatgatactatatagtCTCTAATTTGCTATATGACCACTCATCTTTTTTTAATGTCATCCTGTATCATTTGACCTCTTCTTCAAAAGGGAACGAACAGGAATTTTGCATGCTCAGCCCCTCTAAGATGCAGGCCAATAAACTCAACAGGTCCGTATGTCCCTCAAGGGCCCCACTTTGTGGATATCCCACTTTCTAGGCATCCAACCTGATATGCCACGGAGCTAGCTGCAGAGGATTTGGGCACATATAACTCATACCACCACTTGGCTTCAACAGCATTTGCTGGCACTCAGAAGTCAGTGCCACCACTAGCAGTAGCACAGAAGGAAGTACGGAAAGATCCGGTATTGCCTCccctccttctgcactgctgctggtggtggggctGCCTTCTTAGCTGGATGGCCATAGagtagtggctgctggccaggtgcctGGCTCATATGGAAATATCActgactgcagcagctttgaaGAAAGGGCAGCATGTTGTGGTATTGCCCCTcttccctctgcgctgctgctgctggtggcactgTCTTCCAAGGTGGGTGTCCTGCGAGCAGCCGCTTGTCTCTGGCCAGCTGCTAcccacagcagtgcagaaggaagtgtCGCATGGGATGGTATTGCAATGCTTCTTTCTGCCTCACGGCTGGTGGCAGCACTGACTTCCAATAGGGGAGCCAGACAGAGGGTGCCACTGGCCCGGTGCCTACCTCAGAAGGCAGTGCCAGcatcatcagcagcagcagcacaaaagaaAGGGTGGCTCTGCACAGTATTGCCACTCTTCCTTCTGCACCGTTGCTGGTGGTGGCTCTGCCTTTCAAGTTGAGCAGCCAGAAAGTCAGTGATGTCACCAGGAGCAGCATAGAAAGAAGACTGGCATGGTGTGGTACTGCCTCCTTTCCTTCTGTGCCATGGTTGATGGCAGCACTGAATTCCAAACTGGGAGACCGCAGAGCAGCAGCCTCTGGCCAGGCACCTACCTCAAAAGGCAGCACttctaccagcagcagcacataaCAAAGGAGGGCATTTGATGGCATTGCTGTCCTCCCTTGTGCGCCACTGCTGGTGGCAGCTCTATCTTCTCCGGGCAGCTGTAAAGGCAGTGCACTACCAGCAATagtggagaaggaagggggcATTGTACAGTATTGCCTTTCTTTCTTCTGTGCCACTGCTGGTAGGATCACAGCCTTCTACAGTGATTGGGAAGTGGTGGTAATTGGTCAGATGCCTCACCTGGATGGTAATCCTGCAGTCAGCAACAGAACGAAATGAAGGGTGGCAGGGTATGGTATTaccacccttccttctgtgccactgctgggggcagcacCGCTTTCCATGCTCAGGTGCCAGAGAATGGCAGCTGCTGGTatcccttccccaggtcagagGTCAACAggactaccagcagcagcacagaagaaagggtGGGATGGTGTGTTGCTGCCACATTTCCTTTTGTACTGCTGCTTGTGGCTTTGCTGCCTTCTGAACTAAGTGGCCACAGAGCAATGTCCAGATGCCcagctagcagcagcacagaaagaaGGGAGCCAT of Pelodiscus sinensis isolate JC-2024 chromosome 3, ASM4963464v1, whole genome shotgun sequence contains these proteins:
- the COX7A2 gene encoding cytochrome c oxidase subunit 7A2, mitochondrial, whose protein sequence is MLRNLLALRQISQRTISTASRRQVKNRVPEMQKIFQEDNGIPVHLKGGVIDGLLYRTTMALTVFGTCYAVYELIVAAMPKKVK